CTTTGCCCTTCCCTCGCGGAGGACCTTGACTTTATCGCAGTGCGGCAAAACCCGATTAAAAAAAAAGCCCCGGACCGAAAGGTACGGGGCTTTCTTGTTTTGGCGGAGCGGACGGGGCTCGAACCCGCGACCCCCGGCGTGACAGGCCGGTATTCTGACCAACTGAACTACCGCTCCAAAGTCTGGTGGGTGCTGAGGGGTTCGAACCCCCGACCCTCGCCTTGTAAGGGCGATGCTCTCCCAGCTGAGCTAAGCACCCGACTTAAAGATTGCCATTATACAGCATCTTTTAAAGATTTGCCAACCTTAAATGAAGGAATTTTTGCAGCCTTGATCGTAATTTCTTCTCCGGTCTGCGGATTACGGCCCTTGCGCTCGGGTCTTTCCTTCACGGAAAACGTGCCGAAACCGACCAGCGTGACCGAATCGCCGGCTTTCAGGGCTTCTTCCACGGCTTTGGTGAAGCCGTCCAGAGCGCGACCGGCGTCAGCCTTGGTCAAGCCGGAAGACTGTGCGATTGCGTCGATTAATTCCGATTTATTCATTATTGTTCCCCCTTAGGAAGTTCTATTCTATGTTCGTTCAGTAAAACCCGGTTCAATCCTTATGGGCGCGAAAACCACACAGGAAGCTACAGTTATATCAAGCGCGATTCCTTACTGTCAAGCCTGGAACGCTTGAAATAACTGCATTTCCGCGCTTTCGCCGCAAAAAGCGGCAAAGCTTAATGCGCGGTTACTCCCTGGTTTTTTACTTTCACGGAATCCAGGTCGGCCTTACTTTTTT
The genomic region above belongs to Methylomicrobium agile and contains:
- a CDS encoding HU family DNA-binding protein — its product is MNKSELIDAIAQSSGLTKADAGRALDGFTKAVEEALKAGDSVTLVGFGTFSVKERPERKGRNPQTGEEITIKAAKIPSFKVGKSLKDAV